The following are encoded together in the Segatella copri genome:
- a CDS encoding capsular polysaccharide synthesis protein: MRKIIRYINSYGVSLFVVSAIFRKISNKSKFYNYILNLKHKLILQRIKKSALETMDEISVKSAYNPANNIWMMWWQGEESFPAEIKCCINSIKRNSPGWKVVVLTKYNYNSYLALPSYIEERVNNREMSLTHLCDYLRFAILHKHGGLWIDSSVYATRPLMIKALDKYWTYRQPEKIIPCISHYRWSGILVYMPKGHFFAEYMLRYYNKYWKSHKVIIDYFLVDYLTYLAYSYWKPFISEIQKVSDDNPDMFSFLPKLENVYDEDFIQEIVKFPFIKLKYKTGNIHFDKNGNPTLIECFTNGLVEEKLSKLRV; the protein is encoded by the coding sequence ATGAGAAAGATTATTCGTTACATTAACAGCTATGGTGTTTCGCTATTTGTTGTAAGTGCTATTTTTAGAAAAATTAGCAATAAATCAAAGTTTTACAACTATATCTTGAATTTGAAACACAAACTGATTTTGCAAAGAATCAAAAAGTCTGCACTTGAAACAATGGACGAGATTAGTGTGAAATCGGCATATAATCCTGCTAACAATATTTGGATGATGTGGTGGCAAGGTGAGGAGTCTTTTCCTGCAGAGATAAAATGTTGTATCAATAGCATTAAACGAAATTCTCCTGGTTGGAAAGTTGTTGTTCTTACAAAATATAATTATAACTCATATTTGGCTTTACCTTCATATATAGAGGAAAGAGTTAATAATAGAGAAATGTCTTTAACTCATTTATGTGATTATCTTCGATTCGCAATTTTACACAAGCATGGTGGTTTGTGGATAGATTCTTCTGTTTACGCAACTAGACCATTGATGATAAAAGCATTAGATAAGTATTGGACTTATCGACAACCTGAAAAAATAATTCCTTGTATATCACATTATCGTTGGAGTGGAATATTGGTTTATATGCCTAAAGGACATTTCTTTGCAGAATATATGTTGAGATACTATAATAAATATTGGAAAAGTCATAAAGTAATTATTGACTATTTTCTAGTTGATTATTTAACATATTTAGCTTATTCTTATTGGAAACCATTCATCAGTGAAATTCAGAAAGTTTCTGATGACAATCCGGATATGTTTTCCTTTTTGCCTAAACTGGAAAATGTTTATGATGAAGATTTTATTCAAGAGATAGTTAAGTTTCCATTTATTAAACTTAAATATAAAACAGGAAATATTCATTTTGATAAAAATGGAAATCCTACTTTGATAGAGTGTTTTACAAATGGATTAGTTGAGGAAAAATTATCGAAATTACGAGTATGA